A segment of the Lolium perenne isolate Kyuss_39 chromosome 3, Kyuss_2.0, whole genome shotgun sequence genome:
agatatagtgcggcgcaacaccagggattccggcgccaacgtggaacctgcacaacacaaccaaagtactttgccccaacgaaacagtgaggttgtcaatctcaccggcttgctgtaacaaaggattagatgtatagtgtggatgatgattgtttgcagaaaacagtagaacaagtattgcagtagattgtattcgattaaaagaatagaccggggtccacagttcactagaggtgtctctcccataagataaatagcatgttgggtgaacaaattacagttgggcaattgacaaatagagagggcatgacaatgcacatacatgatatgatgagtattgtgagatttaattgggcattacgacaaagtacatagaccgctatccagcatgcatctatgcctaaaaagtccaccttcaggttatcatccgaaccccttccagtataagttgccaaacaacagacaattgcattaagtatggtgcgtaatgtaatcaataactacatcctcggacatagcatcaatgttttatccctagtggcaacagcacatccacaaccttagaactttctcacatcgtcctgcatttaatggaggcatgaacccactatcgagcataaatactccctcttggagttaagagtaaaaaattggccagagcctctactaataacggagagcatgcaagatcataaacaacacataggtaatagattgataatcaacataacatagtattttctatccatcggatcccaacaaacacaacatatagcattacagatagatgatcttgatcatgttaagcagctcacaagatccgacaatgaagaacataaggagaagacgaccatctagctactgctatggacccatagtccaggggtgaactactcactcatcaatccggaggcgaccatggtggtgtagagtcctccgggagatgattcccctctccggcagggtgccggaggcgatctcctgaatcccccgagatgggattggcggcggcggcgtctctggaaggttttccgtatcgtggctctcggtactggggctattatcgacgaatgcttaagtaggcggaagggtaggtcaaggggcgtcacgaggggcccagacgacagggccgcgcggccagggtccaggccacgccgccctggtgtctggccacctcgtggccccacttcgtttctccctcggtcttctggaagcttcgtggaaaataggaccctgggcgttgatttcgtccaattccgagaatatttccttactaggatttctgaaaccaaaaacagcagaaaacagcaactggctattcggcatctcgttaataggttagtgccggaaaatgcataaatatgacataaagtatgcataaaacatgtaggtatcatcaataatgtggcatggaacataagaaattatcgatacgtcggagacgtatcattgacaTGGACTCATGATCTTTACAAAGtgccattttattatttttggaaACTCGATTGCTATCTCTTTCTATACAAATAAATTTTTATGTGTATTATGTCTACGTATGTGTGAGAAGAAATTAAGTCTCGagagccgtagcaacgcacgggcattcaactagtttgaATAGTTAAAAACCATGTGCTAGCACCGGCGGCTGCTCGTGGATGGCCTTCACCTCGTGCAGGGGTCGCCGTcgacgctcctcctcctcctcctcctcctcctccgtgtcAGCACCGGCGTGCCAGCACCTGCTGCTGACGTGCCTCCTCTACCAGCCTGCTGGTTCCGCGCTGCCCATCGCGTTGGTACTTCCGGGAGGAGAAGGCCATTGACCTCGCACGCGCGCCGAAATCCAGCAGCCTCACTACCTCATGCACCCCCGCCCGCACTAGCGACGCTGGTGGTCCACGCGAAGCAGTGGGGCATCTCGTCGAGGTTGTCATCCATGCGGAGCTCGATCGAGGAGACCAGGAAGGTGGGGATGGGGATAGCGGGGCGGTGGCCTCCTAGGATATGCAGGAGGCTACTGGGGCTTGAGGTGTGACGCGCGCGGGGACGGCGGGCGATGGGGGGCAGCGCCAAGCGGGAGACAGGAGGTGAggagccgacgaggaggaggtggcCGGAGTGCAAAGCGACGTAGCAGGCACCTCTACTCCTCCGGCGCGCCGCCCACCTCCTCGTCGTGTCTTCTCTGCTCCTCTGGTGAGCCACCCGCGGCCACCCCTGCTCCTCGAGCGTGCCGCCCACTTCCCTCTCCAACTCATGGAAGAGCACATCGTCCTCGTGTGGTATGCCGCCACGCGGTGCAGTGCTGGCGCGCTTCATACATATTTAGTAACCGTAGAATGTGTATTTCTATGTACGATGATTGGAGGTGAACTAGACTGCCAAATTTAGGTACACCCGATGCATTTTATTCCGGGGGATGGACCAAGGGAGCAAAAGCTATGCCCCGTTCATCTAGCTGTGCATAACCGAActgaaaccgaaaaccgaaccgaaaaaaACCTAACCGTAACTAAATTATGGTTTTTTTCAGTTATAGGTTAGGTTACAGTTAGCAAAATAGCTAACCATATGACAAACAGTTAATTCGGTTTAAAACCGAAATAATTCGGTTTAACCGAATGAAACCGAATTGAGTAGACATCGAACATTTTTCTTTGATGGCCCAGCCAAACTTCACAGTATACTTTTATATAGAGTCGGTATTAAATTCCATACAGAGAAATGCTCTAGCATGCTGGTTTAGACATGCAGTTTAGCCTTACAAGAGAATAGGTCGTGAGTTCAAGTACCAACATTGCACATATATTTTTTTCGTCCGCAGATTTTTTACATTTTTGTATCTTTCTCTTGTAAAACATTCAGTTCCATCGTAAAAGTAAAATAATATGAAATATATGTTCATAAAATTTATGTGTTATTTAAAAATTCGCGTCAACTTTGGTTAgtatggttattaccgaaaccgaaccaAAATTtaatggttattaccgaaaccgaatcGTATTTTTATACGTAACCGTATTAACCGAAGTATTGAAACCGTATTTACCGTATAACCAAATAAACCGAACCGAATTAACCATATTAACCGAACGCGCAGCCGGACCCGTTCAGATGCAAACTCCCATTCACTTGTTTTTTTCCTCGGCACCGCATTTCTCACCGCTCGGTCGGGCTAAACCTTGAATTTGGCCCAAAGGCCCACGGGTGTCCCACGTTGTCCCAACCCGAGTCTAGTGTTCCTCCACTCGCCGCTCCGATCGCCACCGCTTTCCGCAGTACGCTCCGATCGCCACCCCGAAGCTGCCCATCGTCCCCGCGCCGTCCTTGCCCGAACCCTAGCGGCGCGAtgccctcttcctcctcctctcgcCGTCGCCCAGGCGGACGTCGCGGCCGcaatccgccgccgccgccgccggcggcggcggaggaggagacaAGGGACTGGGCGGAGCTGCCGTTGGACGCGATATCGGCCATCCTCCACAAGCTTGACCACGTCGACATCCTGATGGGGGCCGGGCAGGTGTGCCGCTCCTGGCGCGGCGCCGCCCGCGACGAGCCCGAGCTGTGGCGCCGCATCGACATGCTAGGCCACGCCGAGCTCTTCAACCAGCTCAACCTCCACGGGATGGCGCAGGCCGCGGTCCGCCGCAGCGCGGGGAGGTGCGAGGCGTTCTGGGGCGAGTACGCCGGCGACCACGACTTTCTCCTCTACCTCGGCGACCAGTGAGATTTCCAACCCCCCTCCCCTTCAGTCCACCACACACACCAACCCTTACATTTTTGTAATTGGCTACAAGTTATGTTCTCCTTGCAATTCCCTGCAATTTATTTGTACCTTCGGGTTTAGTTTATTGCGATAAATAGCAATTTTGTTGTGTTATGGAGAGTGGGATTGGTGTGAACTAACAACAGAATGGCTGCAACTTGCAACACATCTTTGTAAAGATAGCTTCCTAGGTCTGTGCTGAAGATACGTCGTGAATAGATCTGTTGTTGATTGGTGAAGATACAGCCGCACACATGGGATGCAGCTAAAAAATTATGTTCCTTTTTTGGTGCTTATAGGGGCTTGGAGTATTACAGATCATATTTTGTAGACTTGTTACGGAGTACCATtagtatttatatatatatacttcagTAAGGGCAGTGACTATTCTTAGTTGATAAAGACAAAGTGCTAAAGGAACCATGCATTGCTCTTGTACATCATACTGCCTTCATTAGCCAGCATAGTTCCAACAATTGGATGATTCTGACATTGCCTCACGTTTTACTCTGGTGATTTCTCTTATCCCGGCATTTAACCAGCATCAGGTGATTGGTACTTATCTTCACACAGTTAAGCTACCCCATGCGACACACACACGAACCGCCCAGTCAAAAGGAATGCTGAGTTTCCGGCCAACCAAATATTTATGTCGTCTTATGCATTGATCTGGCAATGAACTCAGCTGAGCTCTTCACGTATTGGTTTCTTAAAACAATGTGGGAAGTCTTCTTTGGTTTGGTTTGAAACAGAGGACAATTGGGAGTTAGGTTAATTGTTGAACAGAGTGTACTCAGCTGAGCTCACATGCTACAGTTTAGAATTTATGTCAATTGGGAACTTGGCAATCCTAGGCATCAACCAGTTAGCATACCTGAAATTTCATCTGTCAAATATAACAACTAGTCATTAAGTGCATTTtcactaaacccctctaaattctTTATCTATGACCTATGAATCTAGGATGCTATGCAATTATCTAAATTTTTGAAATGTTCTTCGTGCTATGCAAGTCTGTCAAAACATACATTCTAGCTACTTGTTGTATACATCGTGCTTATGTCCTTCTATATGCATGGCATGTTTGTTGGTTATTGAGATCTGAGTGCTATATTTGCAGGGCACCATCTCTCAAGAGCCTTCGCCTTATTTCTTGCTATAATTTCTCTGATGAAGGACTTACAGAGGCTATAGTGAAGTTCCCTTTGCTCGAGGAGCTTGAGCTTTCATTATGTTCAAATGTGGGTGAGAGTGGTGTGTTTGGGGTTGTTGGCAAGGCATGTCCACAACTGAAGCGCTTCAGATTCAGTAAGGACGTGTTCTATGATTTTGAAGCTAGTGGCTATGACAGGGATGATGAAGCCCTGGGGATTGCTAGTATGCGTGAACTACGCTCTTTACAGCTGTTTGGCAATTGCCTCACCAATAAAGGACTGACAGCCATCCTAGACAACTGCCTCCACCTGGAGTCCCTTGACATTCGTCACTGCTTCAACGTCAACATGGACGAAACCCTGCGCGCAAAGTGTGCCAAGCTAAGCACACTGAGGCCTCCCCATGACTCAACTGATGACTATGACTTTCAGGTTCAGGAACCTGTTTGGGCGGATTCAGAGCCCTGGTCGGGTGACTCTATGGGTTATGGTTCTGACTATGAGCTTGACTCTGAAGATTACGATGATTACTGCGATCCGTCCCGCTACCTTGACGGTGTGTACGAGGACGATCTTGATGAAGAAGATAGGATGATTCTCAGGGGCATGCGTGCGCTTATGAAGTAAAGTCCAATGGGTGCTGTGATCGAAATGGCTGGATGTTTCACCTTTTTTCCGAAGTATGTGCACTATCGGGTTCCCTAGGCTGGCATGATCTGTACTTTGCTGCTTGTGCAAGTGGCATGGATCTGCGTCCGTATCGACTTCTCCTAGAATATCGTGGACAATGTCTGTAATTTGTCCAACCGTCTTGTGGAACATCTTGTGTTGTAGGAGTCCTTTACCCTGCAGTTTAGTTGAAGTTGTTGTGGAATAGTATGCTTTGCACCTTGTAATGTGTGGAGCATGTCGTGTGTTAAGAGTCCCTTACTTGCAGTTCAGTGACTTCAGTCGCTGTTGAAATAGTATGCTTTAACGTTTGTATTAAGTACTGGTTtgtttagtttttttttctgagaATTTCTGGTTTGTTTAGTTGTGAAAAAGACTCAGCATGTTTGATCAATGCATATCCCTGTGGGCCGTGGCGGATACCAACTCTGTGTGCGCCCATTCGCGTTGTTGCTTCCGGAGCTTGTAAGTTGCGACTCTCAAGCGACTTTGCTGCTTGGTTTGCTGCAGCACCAGGACTAGAGCTTCACGACGACTGTGACCTTAGTTCTGAACTTCTGATTGCATTGGTATGCACCAGTGGGACTAATCCATATGTGTAGAATGGCCACATCACAAGATAATTGTCCCGCATGGCACTTTTCTTGTGCTTTGGTTCAAGGACACCTGTGGCCTATCTTCTGTGCTACAAGCCTAAAACCACTGTGCGTGTATAATGCACATAACCACATGATATGCTTAGCCACATGATATGCTCAAATCGTCTCTGATTATCTACCTAAGGCGATCAGTGGAATTTCCGCAAAAAGAAAGAGACATGTCTTGATTTGGCGACCATCAACCGAGAGACATGTCTAACATCAGAAGTAGAGTAGAGTCTACAAATTGTTTGTGGACATGCAAGTTATGTTTTTGTTGCTGTTAGAATTTGCATCTGCATGGTTCTGGCTTGTTGCTACCTCATCTCCTCACCAATCACCATGTCGGTACAGGAAGGTCCTTTGCCTAGCGCGATGGCTCTGCGATGTTTTCCGAAACCGAGGTGTCCAGCGAGATATCATCGCAAGCTTCCTAACCTCTTATGAAAATACATACCGACTTGTTAGGCGCTTTGCAAAGACAATTGTCAAGTGTTTTTTTTTGCCACATTACATCACACACCCAATGCTCAAGATAGAAGAGGCTTTTGTCGATGAACACTGCAAGGGAGTTTTAGGGGATGCTTAGCTCGgtggattgcatgcattggagGTGGATGAACCACATCCAGCATGGCATGGACATTCACCGACCATGTCAAAGATCTAACCATCATCCTTGAGGCCAGATCGGGGCACATGGTTTTGGCATGCCTATTTTTAAGTGGTTGGATCTTGCAAATGACATCAATCAATGTACTTAAACGATCGCCACTTCAGCCAATGGAGAAGCACCACCGATGGTGTTTGAGGCTAATGGGCACAAACACAATATGGGATAGTATGGGATATAGCTGTGGTGGCAATATTTTTCAATCCCATTCCCAATCACCAAGGTAATTAACAAACTGTTATAGTGCTCAAGAGCTGCTACGAAGGATGTAGAGAAAGTATTTGAGATTTTGCAAATCTAATTTGTTACTGTGCATGGTCTAGCTCGATTTTGGGACCAAAAGACACTTTGAAGGGTCACAACAATTTTTGGGGGATCTTGCACAATACGATCATTGAGCATGAGTGTGATATAGATTTTACGAGATATTGCGCgaacttctctttttttttttaacaTGAGAAGGGTCCGTAGGACCCGAAGCTTCATTTAACTCGGCAGGTTACATGTACAAGCAAGACGCGAAGGAAAGTAAAAATTACAGAATAGTACTTGCTTTTTGCAAAAAGGACCTCGCGGAATATCTAGAAACACGATCAAGTTCTTCTCTACCGACGAGCGACGACCACCTTCTCCGCTCCGGGGATGAAACCACTTGGTGAGGAGGCGGTGATGTGCGCCGTGCTAAGGCTAGGAAATCCTCAGACGTTGGAGGAAGAGATGACCTCTTAGTAGAAACTCGGGAGGTGCGGAGCGGCCCCGTCGGCCGAAAATAGCAGCGGCATCGGTTGCCGTCGTTTGGGAACATTCGCGCAAGAAGCTTCGCCGTCTTCTCCGATGCCTCTAGATCCTGCCTCCTCCAAGTCTTGGTCACCACCATGGGTACCAAAACGGAGGGGAAAGGCAGCATCCAAGGGCAAGCACAACCTCGAACCACCACCTTGTCGGTGAAGAAAGAGATAAGCCGCTTTGCTTTTCCCCCTCGCATCCACGGCCGGCCGGAACAAGCTGTAGACCACGCCACACCGCCTCTccccctcgccaccatggccgaCCAGGAAAAGCTTCACTACGCTATACTCTCTCACCATAAAGTGACCATCAACTTCTGCTTTATTTGGGGAAGCGACGTTCAATCCATCTGCATCGTGATCCAACCAGAGGAGCAATAGAAGCAAAAGGAAGAACCCTAGAACACTCGGGATCTCGCTAGAGAAATCCCAAGCTCCGCTCCAACTACCGGGCATAGAGCCCACTACTGGCAGAATGCCAAAACTACTACTACTATGTACACGACATGCAACCCCTCCTTTTCTTCTCCAGACGGCGGCACCGCCGGAGTTGAGTCGGGGGAGCGCCCAGGAGGGAGGGAAGACTCTCAAGGTACTGTAGCTGAGAGAGAGAGGAAGGGGGACTAGCTCAATTAAAATCCTTTTTGAACCGAAAGGGTCCTCCTTGATGAGGACGAAAAACTCAAAGAACTCGAGGTGGAAGCAGTCCCGCGATGGCGAGCGCTGAGGGGGTGGGGATCCTACATCCTGGACCCTGCCGCAGCGGCCTCGGGCGGTCGCATCCGCGACCGCGGCCCATAGAACCGGTCATGGATCGCTTGGGGGAGAAGGTGGACAACGGCGCTAGGGTTTGTATGAGGAGGAGTTGGTGTCCGAAGACCTCGTTTTATACACAGATGCAGGTGTGGGGCGGTGGTGCGCAATTATTGCTTGGCCGGAGGTAGGCAAAGGTTGGTGGATGGTGCCGCCATTAATCTCCGGCACACATGGCTAGGTCATTACGCTGACTGCTCATTCAACGACTGCCAAGCGGTCCAGGAGGCTTTCATCCGACGTGGCGCGAGGAGCCGACGTGCCCATTCGGCACCCCACGTGAAGAGGCCGACATAGGGTGGGTTAGCGGTGATTGTATTGGACTCCAAAACTAACCGGCTATTTTTTAGACACGCCGGTGTGGCCTAAAAACAGCTCCGGACTCTAAATTATTGGGATCGCTGTGAACGTACCGGTCGATATGTTTTTAGAGTACCTTGGATTGCATATGCTAAAATAGATGCGAGTCAACTAGTATCTCGTATTGTCAACTCGCTCCATGCGACCATGCCTCCGGACGACGAGGGCACTACCGGAGTCTTCTGACTTCTTCGCTCTCGCCACCGGTTTCCTCACCGTTCACAGTCGCCACCCCCAAACTGCCCATCATTCCCGCGCGGCCGCGCCTCcattccccaaaccctagccctccCAACCACGCAGCGCgatgtcctcttcctcctcgtctcgCCGCCGTCGGTTAGGCCGCGGCGACCGACTCGGCCGCAATCCTCCAACGGCGACGGAGCGGGGTGCGGCGAAGGAGACGAGGGACTGGGCGGAGCTGCCGTTGGACGCGATATCgtccgtcctccacaagctcgacCACGTCGACATCCTGACGGGGGCCGGCCAGGTGTGCCGCTCCTGGCGCAGCGCCGCCCGCGACGAGCCCGAGCTGTGGCGCCGCATCGACATGCTAGGCCACGCCGACCTCCTCAACGAGCTCAACCTGCACGGGATGGCGCAGGCGGCCGTCCGCCGCAGCGCGGGGAGGTGCGAGGCGTTCTGGGGCGAGTACGCCGGCGACGACGGC
Coding sequences within it:
- the LOC127345263 gene encoding F-box protein SKIP19, with product MPSSSSSRRRPGGRRGRNPPPPPPAAAEEETRDWAELPLDAISAILHKLDHVDILMGAGQVCRSWRGAARDEPELWRRIDMLGHAELFNQLNLHGMAQAAVRRSAGRCEAFWGEYAGDHDFLLYLGDQAPSLKSLRLISCYNFSDEGLTEAIVKFPLLEELELSLCSNVGESGVFGVVGKACPQLKRFRFSKDVFYDFEASGYDRDDEALGIASMRELRSLQLFGNCLTNKGLTAILDNCLHLESLDIRHCFNVNMDETLRAKCAKLSTLRPPHDSTDDYDFQVQEPVWADSEPWSGDSMGYGSDYELDSEDYDDYCDPSRYLDGVYEDDLDEEDRMILRGMRALMK